The genomic region AAGGCCGACTGAACGAACCCCTCACCGTTGTCGACACGAACCAGATAGGCCGTCTCACCTTGCTCCGCCACGACGTCCACAAGGAGGTCGGCCCGCTGCCCCGGCCCGAGCAAAACCGTATCGGACACGGGCTGCGGCGCCTCCAGCGGCATGCCGTCGAGCGCCATCACCCAGCCTTCGAGGCCGGCCAGCGCCAGTTCGAAGATCCTGGCATTTGCCGCGTTCACGAGGCGAAGCCGCAGCCGCTCATGGCGGCGCACATCGAGGCTGTGCCCGTATTGTCCGTTCGTCGCGATGAAGTTCCCGACCCGGCCCGCGTGACTGCGATCATGGCGCGAGGTGAAGTCGGGATCGATCTGGGCAGTGTCAGGGTTCAGGAGCCAGTCGTCGAGGATCAGGACCTCGTCGCGATACACGTCGGGCCCCTCCGGCTCTTCGACCACGAGCGCTCCGTAAAGACCGCGCGCGACCTGTTCAACGGAGCGATTGTGGGCGTGGTACCAGTAGGTGCCGGCATCGGGCGCGACGAAATCGATGTCGAAGGACGCAGCCGGCGCGACGGCCTCCTGCGTCAGGCCCGCGACACCGTCCATCGCATTGTCGATCCGGACGCCGTGCCAGTGGAGCGACGTGGCCTGAGGCAGTTCATTGACCAGCCGGCGCGTGACACGACCGCCCTGCCGAACCCGGATCACCGGTCCCGGCATGGAGCCGTCAAAGCCCCAGATGGCGGTCTGCGGATAGTCCGGCGGCGCCAGTTGCAGGCTGGCTTCGCGGGCCGTCAGCGGCACGGCCGAGTTGCTCTGCGCGAACAGATTGGACGGTGCGGTCGAGGCGAACCCCGCGGCCGCACCGATCTTCAGGATATCGCGTCTTGAGTAGGTCATGTCATCTTCCTCGGGGGCGCACGCCAGGATTGGATCGCGCCATCTCAGTCGGCCTCGCCTTCCGTCGCATGCACACCTGCCATCTCGATCCCGGCGACATCGCTGTCGAGCAGGTATGTAGCCATCGCTTCGAGATCCGCGGGTGTCAGGAAGCTCGTCCCGTACATGACGACCTCTCCCATCGAGCCTCCGAAAGCGTCGCCGGAGGGCGTGATGCCCGTTCTGAGAGCGTAGGCGAGGTTGGAGACGGTCCAGCCGCCCGCAATCAGGTCGGGGGATCTGATCGACGGAGCGTCGTTGCCGCCGGGAAGCGCATCGTTGCCGGCGAACACGGCGTCGAGCACGCGCCCACCCGCAAGGTTCCGCTCCGTATGGCAGGCGCCGCAATGCGTCGCGCCCCGAACCAGTTCCCGCCCGCGGTTCCACATCTCACTCTGCCCATCGACCGGCTCCGTCTCAGGATCATCGAGATAGGCCGCCCGCCAGAGCTTCAGACCCCAGCGCTGATCGAAAGGGAACATCACGTCATGCGAGGGCGCATTTTCGGCCACCGGAGGAACAGTCTGGAATGCGGCCCAGAGGTCGGCAATGTCCTGGTCGGAAAAGTCAGCGTAGAACGGATAGGTGAATGTCGGATAGTAGGGCGCGCCATCCGGCCCGATGCCTTGCCGCACCGCGCGCGCAAAGTCCTCGACAGTCCACGCTCCGATGCCAAAGTCGGGGTCAGTGGTAATATTCGGCGGATAGAACGTGCCGAAATCGGTTGGAAGCGGCGCGCCGCCGGCAAGCGGCGCGCCTCCGTCCTCGAAGTTGGTGTGACAGGCAATGCAGCCGCTGGCGCGGGCCAGATAGGCCCCGCGCTCGATATCTCCGACCAGCTCGATTGGTTCCGGCTCCACCCCAACCGGCCATGCGGCCAGCGCAGCGACGGTCGCGACACCAAGCACCGCAGCCGCTGCGCCGAATTTCAGGACCGGGCGCATCGTCACTCGTCCTCGGCGCGAAACCGGGTGTGACAGGCCGAACAGACCTGGCTCGTCATTGCGAATGCCGCATCGGCGGGCATGGCGCCGATATCTGCGGCGGTCATGCCACTCATCATGCCGCCGCCCATCATGCCGTTGCCACTGCCCATCATGGCGCTGCCGTTTCCGCCCATCATGCTGCCGCCGCCCATCATGGTGCCGGTAGACATCCCACCTTGCTCATGAGCGAGGCCGTTGTCTGCGGCCAGGGCGAGACCGCGTGCGGCCACCTGCATCTGCTCAGCGAGGGCGGCGAACCTGTCCCACTCATCCCAGATCAGATCGCGGGCCTCGGAGGGTGCGCCGTTGCTCCCTTCCGGGAAGAGATCCGTCATGGCGCTGCCGGAATGCGCCTCGATGGTTTCCGCCGCGCGCCTCACGGCGTCTGCATCGTATTCGCGTTCGCCGCGCATCATGGGGGCGACGGCCTGCACCGCATCGCCCATAGCCTTCATGCCTTCCATGCGCTTCAGGACGACGCCGGTGGCGCCCGTGTGCGCCAGCGCCGCCGCACCGGCGACAACACTCGCGATAGCAATGCTCGTCAGTCTGATGTTCATAGGGTTTCTCCTCGTCTCGGGGGTCGAAATTCTAGCAAGGCTCACGACCCATTTCGGGGAGGCGGTAGATCAAAAGGTATCGTCACGCTTTGGCCATCGCTTCTGGTCAAAGCAAAGCGATGGCCGAATTCCGCAACTTGGATTTCGAACCGGGGATTATTCAGAAACACGGATACGGTCTTGCAATCGAGCCCCGGATGACAATGCCGGTCCACCGCTGCGTTTTCATCCTCGGCATGGCCTCGATGAGCGTCCGCATGGTCGTGCAAGTCCACTTGCTCCGACACTCCGCCCATTGCGGAAGCGGTATCGGGCAAAGACGAGAGGGCCATCGACAGCACGACGCAGACGACGAGAATGGCTCTGGCCAAGGTGCGATGCCCGGTTCACATCAATTGATCCCGTTCGCACGCTGCAGTTCACGGACATACGCCGTGATGGCCATGACATCGGCGCGCGTGACGCCTTCAACCGGCGGCATGTTCCCGAAATTCCAATGATGCGCCATCACGCCGTTCTGGGCAGCCAGAAGAAACGCGGCATCTGCGTGGTGGCTGGGTTCATAGATACGGTGAACGAGCGGCGGCCCGATCCCCTGACGTCCGGCCGCGTTCTCGCCATGACACTGGGCGCACAGACCCTCAAACCCGCGTTGCCCGATCTGCGCCTGCCCCGAGAGTGTTTCAGGCACCTGCACCTCGACCATGGGCGAGCCTTGTGCGACCGCCACTGCGTCCGAGGCAGCCGTTGGATTCTGCTCGTTGCCGCCCGGCGCGAATAGCCACCAGCCAACTCCGACGAAAACCGCAATGAATGCGATCGCGACCGTGACAGTCTTTGAATTCATTCTGCTCTCACATCTTGTCGTGTGCTCGGTTTGGCGCCCATGGATTTCTTACACGCTTCGCGCTATCCATCAACCTGACAAGGCAGTGATTTTTGTATCGGTATGTATCCTTGACCTACCGGCGGTGATGGACTGCAAATGGCTTCGAAGGTTCGGGAACGGTTTGATGGCCGACAGGCGCACACTTCTCTTGATGCTTGTTGCAGGCGGCGCCGTGGTCGGCGGATTTCGCGTGCTGCCTTCCCTGTTCGAAGGTTTGCCCGAGTTTGAACCCCTCGATGACCCGCCGGGATTTCGACGGGTTGCGGGCGGGTCCGTCTCTTCGGGCTTCAATCCGTTTGCGGGTCTGAGCGTCGGCGCAGCGGAGGAAACACCGGCGCGAGTGACCCCCGACAGCCTCCGTGCAGATCTGTGCTCGCATCTCTTCGGGACTGCGGCGAGATCCGAAGGCGTGGTCCCGATTGCGTCTTTCGCCGACTACTACTGTCCATATTGCAGGGTGCAGACCAAGCGGCTTTCAGAACTGGGATCCGAACTTGGCTCAGAGGTCGCCATCGAGTGGCATGAGCTGCCGCTTCTTGGCGAAACCTCGATCCTTGCAGCGCGCGCTGCGCTCGCCGCAAAGCGCCAGGACGCCTACGTATCGTTCCACGAGAGCCTTCTGACAAGCCCGTTCCGCGCGAACGCGGAATATTTGTCCCTGTTGTCCGAGCGGATTGGTGTGGACCATGCTCGATTGATCGCAGACATGGAGAGCGACAGCGTCTCTCGCGAACTTGAAATCAGTGCTGCGCTCTCTCGCCTGTTCGCTTTCGTGGGGACGCCTGCAATGGTGGTCGGTCGGACTGTGATCCAGGGAGAGGTGTCGGATCGAACCTTGCGCCGGATCATCAGCCTGGAGCGAGAGGAAGGCTGGTCCTCGGTATGCTGACCCGTTTCAAGGCAGATTGTCTCCGCATTCTGGCGGGCGCCATGCTCGCGGCCATCTTCTTTTCCGCCGCCTCGTCCCAAGTCGGCGCCGCCAGTTCGGATCCCGTCACGACACCGGCAGTGACCGCGCGGCTTCTGACCGTCGAGAACGGGATTGCGCCCGGCGCCGGCACGCTTTCGGCCGGGTTGGCGCTGGATCTCGCCGAGGGCTGGAAGACCTACTGGCGCACGCCCGGAGAGGTTGGCTTTCCGCCGGAGATCGACTGGTCGGGATCGCAGAATATTGCGTCGATCGATTTCCAGTGGCCGGCGCCGGACCGCTTCATCGCATTCGGCATCGAGAACTTCGGCTATCACGACGAAGTTGTCTTTCCGATCCGCATAACGCTGGAGGAACCGGGCGCGCCGGTTCGGCTTTCTGCGGACGTGACGCTGCTCACATGCTCGGACATCTGCGTTCCACAGGAGTTCTCCTTGTCCCTCGATGTGCCGACCGGCATCGGCATCGACGAGGCGAGCGCCGCGCGCATCACGGCCTTTGCTGATCGGGTTCCTGTCGATCCGTCCGCCGGGGGCATCACCGACGTGTCCGCATATGTCGATCCGGCAATGAGCGCGGTGGTGGTCTCGCTGCTGGGCGAAGCGCCCTTCACCGCGCCGGACATCTTTGTCGAGCTTGGGCCGTTTACCTCTCTCGGCCGCCCGGACATCCGCCTTGGCGACGATGGATATCTCCTCTGGGCCCGCGTTCCGATACTCTCTGCGCTGGACAGCCCTTTGCAGGACCTCTTGGTGACAGTGACTGACGCGGGCGGGTTCGCTGTCACCGCAGCCCCCCGATCCCTTTCGGAACCGCCTGAACCACCCTTCGCTGTCGCGACCTCAGGCGTCGATCTTGCGGCGCTGGTCTGGATCGCTGCCACCGCGTTCATTGGAGGCCTCGTTCTCAACGCGATGCCTTGTGTCCTTCCAGTTCTGTCGATCAAGCTCGCTTCCGCCATGCGGCTGGGTGGCGACGACAGGATTGCGGTCCGACGGGGGTTTCTCGCTTCGGCCGCAGGCGTGATGGCATTCATGTGGGGCCTCGCTGCCGTTCTTTTCATGCTGCGGGAGATCGGCGTCACGGTGGGATGGGGCCTTCAATTCCAGAACCCGGTCTTCCTCTCCCTGATGGTGCTGGTTGTTGGGGTATTCGCAGCCAATCTCGCGGGCGCGTTCGAGATTGCGCTGCCGTCTCGCCTGCAGACGCGGCTGGCGAATGCAGGCTCAGCGCAAGGCCTGTCCGGGGATTTTGCCGCGGGGGCTTTCGCAGCCATCCTCGCGACCCCGTGTTCGGCCCCCTTCCTCGGAACCGCCGTCGCCTTCGCGCTGGCCGGTCGCGGCATCGACATCGCGGTCGTCTTCACGTTCCTCGGGCTTGGACTGGCAGCCCCGTACCTGGTCATCGCCGCGCGGCCCGGATTGGTCCGGCGCCTCCCGAAACCAGGGAGGTGGATGAGCCTGCTACGCGCGGTTCTCGGTCTCCTGCTTGGCGGGACCGCTCTTTGGCTGGTGTGGGTCATGATTGGCGTTGCAGGACCGATCGCGACCCTCGCGTCCGTTGCAGTGACCGCCGTCATCGTCGGGGTTCTATCTATGCGCGGTCTGAGCGGTACGGCGCGGAGTGCAACCGCAGCCGCTCTCGCCTTCGTGATGCTGTTCGCCACCGGAACCCTGTCCGATCACCTTTCGTCGCCCGGAACCATTGCATCCGAGTCGGGCGGAATTGCCTGGCTCCCGTTTGAACGGGCCGAAATCGCCCGACGCATCTCCACGGGGGAAATTGTCTTCGTCGACGTGACGGCGGACTGGTGCCTGACATGCAAGGCCAATAAGGCGCTTGTGCTGGACCGAGACCCGGTCGCGGCTTTGTTGGGCTCTCCCGGGGTCGTAGCGATGCAGGCCGACTGGACCCGCCCGGACGAGGCGATTTCCCGCTATCTCGAGGGCTTCGGCCGCTTCGGTATCCCGTTCAACGTCGTCTATGGGCGGGGTGCGCCGGAGGGTATCGTTCTGCCGGAACTGCTGACGGCCGACGCAGTCATGGACGCCCTCGATCGGGCCGGAACCCGCGAGTTCAGCCGAACCGAGTGACCGGCCCGACGGGGTGATGCTTCAGCGTTCCAGCGCCTTCTTCCGGCGCTCGAATTCCTCTTCGTCGATCTCGCCGGCGGCGAAGCGCTCGCGCAGAATATCGACTGCATCGCGCCCTCCACGATTGCCACCGGCCTGGTTGTCGGTGAACCATTTCACGGCAAGAACGATCAAGACGATGACGACGCCCCAGAAAAGAAGCATCACCAGGCCGCCCACCATGCCGTAGCCGCCGCCCCACATCATGTGATCATACCTCCCCTGCCAATCCGCCGGAGGATCGGCCGCCACTGCCGTCGGAAGCATGGCGAACGTCGCCATTATCGCTATCGATCTCAGCATTCTTCCACTCCTCTTTCGCCGATGACGTCTTGTGAGATCGCCTGCCTGCGAGCGGGACGACCATGGTCGCCACGAGTCCGCCGTTCCTGCGGTTCGCGAGATGAATCTCGCCGCCATGCGCACGGACGATGGATCGGGCAATGGAGAGCCCCAGACCATGCCCGCCGGTCTCAAGCGAACGCGAGCCTTCGAGCCGGAAGAACGGATCGAAGACCTGCTCGAGCTTGTCGGATGGGATGCCAGGGCCCTGGTCGCGTATCTCGATGACGAGGGTATCGCCTTCGGCCCGCCAGGCGATGTCGGCGTCTCCTCCATAGCGCAGGGCGTTCTCCGCGACGTTTCGCACGGCGCGACGAAACGAGACCGGGCGCAGGCGCGCATGAACGACGGGGCCACCGAGGATCTTGGGCTGATCCGGCATGTCGGATGCCAGGTCGTGAAGAAACGTACCGACATCGACCTCTCGCGGCTCTTCAGTTCCGGTCAGGTCCTCGGCGAAGCTCAACGTCGCCTCCGCCATGGTCTGCATTTCCTCGATCGACTCGATCAGGCTTTCTCGGGTCTCGTCGTCGTCCACCATCTCGGCGCGCACCCTGAGCGCTGTAAGCGGCGAGCGCAGATCATGGCCCACGGCGGCAAGAACACGCGTCCTGTCGGCCACGTATCTGGTCAGGCGTTCCTGCATCAGATTGAACGCCCGCGTCAGGTCCTCGACCTCTGCGGGACCCACGAGGGGCAACGGTACCGCGTCTTCACCTCGCCCGAGCCGCTCGGCCGCACCGGCCAGCTTGCGCAATGGCCCGGTAAGGCGCGTGACCAGAAACCAGCACACCGTGACGAGGATGAGCGCCGCCGTCAGAGCGAAGGTGAACGTGGAAAACAGGGGCCATTGCAGCGGCGGCCGCTCGAACCGGGTCCCGACGTTCAGCCACTGCCCTCCGGCGAGCGCAATGGACAGCGTCATCTCCAGCGCCGCCATTTCGCCCCGCATCATCGAGCGGTGCATTTCCGCCATCTCCGGCGAGAGGTTGGGCAGCGGCAGGACCGGCGTCTCGATATCATCGAGTTGGACACGGATATCGCGGCTGTAGCTGTCGCCAAGAAGTGCTCGCACGCGGGCTTCCACCGGCGCCGCATGGTGGTGGTCCGGCTCGGTCACGCTCGGTGCGTCGGATAATTCGAAACGGACGAGCGGCGAGTTCGCGGCACGCAGGATCGACGCCTGAAGGTCGGGCGGCGCTTCTTCAAGGAGCCGGGCGACGTTGGCGGCCCTGCCGGCGGCCTCGAAGCCAAGCGCCGCGCGGATGGCCAGGCTGCGCTCGTCCACGAAGAGCCACAGGCTGATAGCCTGCGCGACGACGAGTGCGGCGACGATCAGAATGACCAGTTGTGCGCGCAGGCTTCGGAACGGCCGTCTCATTCGACGACCTCGACATCCGTTGCGAGGCAGTAGCCGCCGTTTCGGACCGTCTTGATGATCCTCGGCCGCAGGGGATCGGGCTCGATCTTGCGCCGGAGCCTGCTGATCTGGTTGTCGATGGTCCGGTCCATGGGGCCGGCGGCCCGGCCCGAGGTCAGGTCGAGCAGCTGATCCCGGCTCAGGACCTTCCGGGGGCGCTCCAGGAGGACCGTCAGCAGGCGAAAGTCCGCGGTCGTCAGCGGCAAACGTTCCCCGCCTGGCGTCTCGATCGCCTGTCCATCCGTGTCGAGCGTCATGCCGGCGAAGCGCACGCGTTTTCCTGCGAGTTCCCCGGCGTGATTCTCGGCGGATGAACTCCTGCGCAACACAGCCTTGATGCGCGCCAGAAGCTCACGGGGGTTGAAGGGCTTCGGCAGGTAGTCGTCCGCACCGAGTTCCAGGCCTACAATCCGGTCCGTCTCCTTGCCGAGTGCGGTCAACATTATGATTGGGAGGCTCGATTGCCTCGCAAGCCTTCGGCAGACGGAAAGACCGTCCTCGCCCGGCATCATCACATCCAGCACCAGCAGATCGTAATGGCCAGAGGCCAACTGGGCGTCCATTTCGACCGCGTCCTTGGCCGCGGTTGCGCGCATGCCGTTTTTTTCCAGGAACCGGGTGACCGACTCCCGGATCTGCCTGTGGTCATCCACGACCAGGATATGAGGGCTGCTGGACATCATTTTCTTGTTTATACCGCGCTTACTCCAAAACCCGAAAATCCTCGTGAGTGACGACCCTGAAGCTATCTGACACCTGATCACGGAATGTTTTCCACTCTTTGGGCAGGGTCTCTCGAAAGAACCTCAGGATCGCATCTGCGAACTTCTTTTGTGTGGGGTAGTAGCGATTGTGAGTGACGTATTGGTGCATGACCGCCCATAATCGTTCTATCGGATTTAGGTGCGGGCAATAAGGCGGTAGCTGGATCAGTCGTATGCGGCAGTCTGGTCGTTTGAGGAATTCGCGCACGTCCGGGCCCTTATGGTAAGCCGCATTATCCCAGATGACATAGATGATCCGCGAGAGAGGATTGCGTTCCTCAATCTTGGCCAGAAGCTGGGCGGCACTGACCCCGTCTACGGTGGTTGGTTCGACAAAGGGCGCATCAAAATTCTCAAGGTTGAGCGCGCCATGGATATTAACCCGCCCGCGTCCCGCGGTGGTTGTCACGGTGGGCTTTGATCCTGCCTTGACCCAGCCAAACGCAGGCTTTGTCTGATATTCGGGATGCACCGCATCGGCGAAATACACGGCTTCATCGGCGCCCAACCCGTTCAGCAGCTGCTCGTATAGCGCAATGAATTCGGCTTGTTTCTCTTCAGATGCAACGCGTGGCAGCCCTTTCGGCTTCCGGTATTCATAGCCCAGCCGCGACAGAAGCTTGATGCAGCCCGAGTGGGAATAGTCCACGCCATATTGTGCCGCGATGTACGCCCTGATCTCGACAGTCGATCGACAGAAGCGGTCGTCCAGCCAGGTGCAAAGCTCCGTCTCTTGAGCTGTCGTCATGCGGGACTGACCACCCTTCCAGCCGTCGGTCGAAAGCGCGTCC from Rhodobacterales bacterium HKCCA1288 harbors:
- a CDS encoding thioredoxin family protein, with translation MLAAIFFSAASSQVGAASSDPVTTPAVTARLLTVENGIAPGAGTLSAGLALDLAEGWKTYWRTPGEVGFPPEIDWSGSQNIASIDFQWPAPDRFIAFGIENFGYHDEVVFPIRITLEEPGAPVRLSADVTLLTCSDICVPQEFSLSLDVPTGIGIDEASAARITAFADRVPVDPSAGGITDVSAYVDPAMSAVVVSLLGEAPFTAPDIFVELGPFTSLGRPDIRLGDDGYLLWARVPILSALDSPLQDLLVTVTDAGGFAVTAAPRSLSEPPEPPFAVATSGVDLAALVWIAATAFIGGLVLNAMPCVLPVLSIKLASAMRLGGDDRIAVRRGFLASAAGVMAFMWGLAAVLFMLREIGVTVGWGLQFQNPVFLSLMVLVVGVFAANLAGAFEIALPSRLQTRLANAGSAQGLSGDFAAGAFAAILATPCSAPFLGTAVAFALAGRGIDIAVVFTFLGLGLAAPYLVIAARPGLVRRLPKPGRWMSLLRAVLGLLLGGTALWLVWVMIGVAGPIATLASVAVTAVIVGVLSMRGLSGTARSATAAALAFVMLFATGTLSDHLSSPGTIASESGGIAWLPFERAEIARRISTGEIVFVDVTADWCLTCKANKALVLDRDPVAALLGSPGVVAMQADWTRPDEAISRYLEGFGRFGIPFNVVYGRGAPEGIVLPELLTADAVMDALDRAGTREFSRTE
- a CDS encoding HAMP domain-containing protein, with the translated sequence MRRPFRSLRAQLVILIVAALVVAQAISLWLFVDERSLAIRAALGFEAAGRAANVARLLEEAPPDLQASILRAANSPLVRFELSDAPSVTEPDHHHAAPVEARVRALLGDSYSRDIRVQLDDIETPVLPLPNLSPEMAEMHRSMMRGEMAALEMTLSIALAGGQWLNVGTRFERPPLQWPLFSTFTFALTAALILVTVCWFLVTRLTGPLRKLAGAAERLGRGEDAVPLPLVGPAEVEDLTRAFNLMQERLTRYVADRTRVLAAVGHDLRSPLTALRVRAEMVDDDETRESLIESIEEMQTMAEATLSFAEDLTGTEEPREVDVGTFLHDLASDMPDQPKILGGPVVHARLRPVSFRRAVRNVAENALRYGGDADIAWRAEGDTLVIEIRDQGPGIPSDKLEQVFDPFFRLEGSRSLETGGHGLGLSIARSIVRAHGGEIHLANRRNGGLVATMVVPLAGRRSHKTSSAKEEWKNAEIDSDNGDVRHASDGSGGRSSGGLAGEV
- a CDS encoding cytochrome c; the protein is MNIRLTSIAIASVVAGAAALAHTGATGVVLKRMEGMKAMGDAVQAVAPMMRGEREYDADAVRRAAETIEAHSGSAMTDLFPEGSNGAPSEARDLIWDEWDRFAALAEQMQVAARGLALAADNGLAHEQGGMSTGTMMGGGSMMGGNGSAMMGSGNGMMGGGMMSGMTAADIGAMPADAAFAMTSQVCSACHTRFRAEDE
- a CDS encoding DsbA family protein, which codes for MMADRRTLLLMLVAGGAVVGGFRVLPSLFEGLPEFEPLDDPPGFRRVAGGSVSSGFNPFAGLSVGAAEETPARVTPDSLRADLCSHLFGTAARSEGVVPIASFADYYCPYCRVQTKRLSELGSELGSEVAIEWHELPLLGETSILAARAALAAKRQDAYVSFHESLLTSPFRANAEYLSLLSERIGVDHARLIADMESDSVSRELEISAALSRLFAFVGTPAMVVGRTVIQGEVSDRTLRRIISLEREEGWSSVC
- a CDS encoding cytochrome c, whose product is MNSKTVTVAIAFIAVFVGVGWWLFAPGGNEQNPTAASDAVAVAQGSPMVEVQVPETLSGQAQIGQRGFEGLCAQCHGENAAGRQGIGPPLVHRIYEPSHHADAAFLLAAQNGVMAHHWNFGNMPPVEGVTRADVMAITAYVRELQRANGIN
- a CDS encoding multicopper oxidase family protein — translated: MTYSRRDILKIGAAAGFASTAPSNLFAQSNSAVPLTAREASLQLAPPDYPQTAIWGFDGSMPGPVIRVRQGGRVTRRLVNELPQATSLHWHGVRIDNAMDGVAGLTQEAVAPAASFDIDFVAPDAGTYWYHAHNRSVEQVARGLYGALVVEEPEGPDVYRDEVLILDDWLLNPDTAQIDPDFTSRHDRSHAGRVGNFIATNGQYGHSLDVRRHERLRLRLVNAANARIFELALAGLEGWVMALDGMPLEAPQPVSDTVLLGPGQRADLLVDVVAEQGETAYLVRVDNGEGFVQSAFPVIAASSGARRDAPQALPPNANMARPDLSQARHVRLHMGGGAMGRLQSAQFNGERRTFRQLVDANQFWAFNDVIGMTDDPLAVLARDEPVRLEIVNDTSFPHAMHLHGMHFREIAADGTLGPLRDTVLTFGGETREIAFSAHNPGDWLFHCHMLSHAASGMTTWVRVT
- a CDS encoding response regulator — encoded protein: MSSSPHILVVDDHRQIRESVTRFLEKNGMRATAAKDAVEMDAQLASGHYDLLVLDVMMPGEDGLSVCRRLARQSSLPIIMLTALGKETDRIVGLELGADDYLPKPFNPRELLARIKAVLRRSSSAENHAGELAGKRVRFAGMTLDTDGQAIETPGGERLPLTTADFRLLTVLLERPRKVLSRDQLLDLTSGRAAGPMDRTIDNQISRLRRKIEPDPLRPRIIKTVRNGGYCLATDVEVVE
- a CDS encoding cytochrome c; its protein translation is MRPVLKFGAAAAVLGVATVAALAAWPVGVEPEPIELVGDIERGAYLARASGCIACHTNFEDGGAPLAGGAPLPTDFGTFYPPNITTDPDFGIGAWTVEDFARAVRQGIGPDGAPYYPTFTYPFYADFSDQDIADLWAAFQTVPPVAENAPSHDVMFPFDQRWGLKLWRAAYLDDPETEPVDGQSEMWNRGRELVRGATHCGACHTERNLAGGRVLDAVFAGNDALPGGNDAPSIRSPDLIAGGWTVSNLAYALRTGITPSGDAFGGSMGEVVMYGTSFLTPADLEAMATYLLDSDVAGIEMAGVHATEGEAD
- a CDS encoding IS630 family transposase; this encodes MIRPGFLSSSERRELEVCVRSQREDHGVARRANAILLLDDGKSCQAIAEFLYLDDDTIRGWYKTYREGGWDALSTDGWKGGQSRMTTAQETELCTWLDDRFCRSTVEIRAYIAAQYGVDYSHSGCIKLLSRLGYEYRKPKGLPRVASEEKQAEFIALYEQLLNGLGADEAVYFADAVHPEYQTKPAFGWVKAGSKPTVTTTAGRGRVNIHGALNLENFDAPFVEPTTVDGVSAAQLLAKIEERNPLSRIIYVIWDNAAYHKGPDVREFLKRPDCRIRLIQLPPYCPHLNPIERLWAVMHQYVTHNRYYPTQKKFADAILRFFRETLPKEWKTFRDQVSDSFRVVTHEDFRVLE
- a CDS encoding SHOCT domain-containing protein, producing the protein MWGGGYGMVGGLVMLLFWGVVIVLIVLAVKWFTDNQAGGNRGGRDAVDILRERFAAGEIDEEEFERRKKALER